One genomic segment of Helianthus annuus cultivar XRQ/B chromosome 14, HanXRQr2.0-SUNRISE, whole genome shotgun sequence includes these proteins:
- the LOC110908347 gene encoding tyrosine-protein phosphatase RLPH2 has product MSKNSSRVVICIGDIHGYMTKLQNLWSNLERVIPASDFENARIIFLGDYCDRGPDTRKVLDFLIDLPSKYPNQSHVFLAGNHDFAFAAFVGAIPPPPDGSEFRDTWAEFEASEEREGWYKGYGYENMHLQGRRWAGKITVRFNAVKGTEYQGSIYDAGTTFQSYGLPHGSPELMKAVPDEHKKFLSNLVWIHEEDNVGIDTEKGVEFCKLIAVHGGLERGKDVEEQIKYLKAKDTRIPKVEPLSGRKSVWDIPEELRKTGTIVVSGHHGKLHVDGLRLIIDQGGGLPQNPVAAIVLPSKTIVRDTDTHNC; this is encoded by the exons ATGTCTAAAAACAGCAGCAGGGTTGTGATATGCATAGGCGACATCCATGGATACATGACGAAGCTCCAAAATCTGTGGTCGAATCTTGAAAGGGTAATCCCAGCCTCAGATTTCGAGAACGCACGCATCATCTTCCTGGGGGATTACTGCGACCGCGGCCCCGACACTCGCAAAGTCCTGGATTTCCTAATCGACCTTCCCTCGAAATACCCGAACCAATCCCACGTCTTCCTCGCCGGAAACCACGACTTTGCCTTCGCTGCCTTCGTGGGGGCCATCCCGCCGCCCCCCGACGGCTCCGAGTTTCGGGATACCTGGGCGGAGTTTGAGGCAAGCGAAGAGAGAGAAGGGTGGTATAAGGGGTATGGCTACGAGAATATGCATTTGCAGGGGAGGAGGTGGGCTGGCAAGATTACTGTCAGATTTAATGCGGTAAAGGGGACCGAGTATCAGGGTTCTATTTATGATGCTGGAACCACCTTTCAATCTTATGGCCTTCCCCATGGATCCCCTG AACTGATGAAAGCCGTTCCTGATGAACACAAGAAGTTTCTTTCTAATTTGGTGTGGATCCATGAAGAG GATAATGTGGGCATAGATACAGAGAAAGGAGTGGAATTTTGTAAATTGATAGCGGTTCATGGAGGTTTGGAGAGAGGGAAAGATGTTGAAGAGCAGATTAAATATTTGAAAGCCAAGGATACAAGGATTCCTAAGGTGGAGCCTCTCAGCGGCAGAAAGAGTGTTTGGGACATCCCCGAG GAACTGAGAAAAACCGGGACGATTGTGGTGAGCGGTCACCATGGAAAGCTTCATGTGGATGGTCTTAGGCTGATTATTGACCAAGGCGGTGGACTCCCACAAAATCCGGTGGCTGCAATTGTTCTGCCTTCAAAGACTATTGTCCGTGACACTGATACACACAATTGCTGA
- the LOC110908346 gene encoding ABC transporter G family member 39 isoform X6: protein MTVRETLEFSGRCLGTALKQTDPDTPQETTNYILKILGLERCADAMVGDQMIRGISGGEKKRVTTGEMLVGPARVFFMDQISSGLDSSTTYNIIKVLRQMVHIMDLTMVISLLQPDPETYKLFDDLILMSEGQIVYQGPCQNVVEFFEGMGFKCPERKGVADFLQEVTSRKDQQQYWFKPEQPYTYIPIPEFVQAFKSFRIGQKLESDIATPYDKSKTHPDALVKEKYAISNLELLKACFKKEWLLTKRNSMLYIFKTFQLTFMSLVAMAVFFRTKMHAGRLEDGGRFFGSLFFALLIVMFNGMAELILTVIRLPVFYKHRDSLFYPAWAFAIPIWVLKIPLSFMESGIWVILTYYTIGYAPDASSFIKQFLTFSAIHQMALSLFRLLAAVARTEVLANTLGAFTLLLILVLGGFIVAKNDTEPWMSWGFYASPMMYAQNALVVNEFLADRWSAPNIDPRINASTVGEALLKSRSFFTKDYWFYISIGVLIGFSFLFNILFILALTFLNPFGDSKTAFRDESDATSLNSELSQSELYKGAHMTVKNTSGKNGSAVGSGEHMERRGMVLPFTPLSLAFNHVNYSIDMPAEMRTKGDEGGRLELLKDVSGAFRPGILTALVGVSGAGKTTLMDVLAGRKTGGSIQGNIFVSGHPKNQATFARVSGYCEQNDIHSPNVTVYESLLYSSWLRLSSDVDSRTRKMFVAELMELMELNPIRDALVGIPGVDGLSIEERKRLTIAVELVANPSIIFLDEPTTGLDARAAAIVMRTVRNTVDTGRTVVCTIHQPSIHIFESFDELILMKMGGQIIYAGPLGKQSHKLLDYFEAITGVPKIRNGYNPATWVLEVTSSAAESQLNIDFAEIYFNSSLYQENQQVIREVSTPSNGSKDLFFHTEYAQPFLVQCKACLWKQHWSYWRNPQYNVTRFVTTIVIAAIFGAVFFNKGQKIQKQQDLLNMMGALFAAVVFHGAINQNAVQPIVAVERTVFYRERAAGMYSSLPYALAQVTIESLYIVIQTSIYTILLYPLIGFEWTAAKFLWFYFYMLMSVIYFTMFGMMTMSLTPSPQISAVLIYFFLCLWNLFSGFIIPRPQIPIWSRWCYWVTPLSWTVYGLLTSQVGQQDLSFEVPGAGNMTVKEFIKEEFGFEYDFLPVVAAAHIGWILVFFIVFVCAIKYLNFQQR from the exons atacTTGGGTTGGAAAGATGTGCTGATGCTATGGTTGGTGATCAAATGATAAGAGGGATATCTGGGGGAGAAAAGAAACGTGTTACTACCG GAGAGATGTTAGTTGGACCAGCAAGGGTTTTCTTCATGGACCAAATATCATCTGGTTTGGACAGTTCTACCACTTATAATATCATCAAGGTCTTAAGACAAATGGTACATATAATGGATTTAACCATGGTCATATCCCTTTTGCAACCTGATCCCGAGACATACAAACTTTTCGATGATCTCATATTGATGTCCGAAGGCCAGATTGTATATCAAGGTCCTTGCCAAAATGTTGTTGAATTTTTTGAGGGCATGGGTTTCAAGTGCCCTGAAAGGAAGGGGGTGGCTGACTTTCTTCAAGAGGTAACTTCAAGGAAAGATCAACAACAATACTGGTTCAAGCCAGAGCAACCATACACATACATCCCCATCCCTGAGTTTGTGCAGGCTTTCAAATCTTTCCGCATTGGTCAGAAACTTGAAAGCGATATTGCTACTCCTTATGATAAATCCAAAACGCATCCAGATGCACTGGTGAAAGAAAAATATGCAATATCTAACCTTGAGCTTTTGAAGGCCTGTTTCAAAAAGGAGTGGTTGTTAACAAAGCGTAACTCTATGCTTTACATATTTAAAACATTTCAGTTAACGTTTATGTCATTAGTAGCCATGGCCGTGTTCTTTAGGACTAAGATGCACGCCGGAAGGTTGGAAGATGGAGGGAGGTTTTTCGGGTCTCTTTTCTTTGCTCTCCTTATTGTGATGTTTAATGGGATGGCTGAGCTTATATTGACTGTAATCAGGCTTCCGGTGTTCTATAAACATAGAGACTCATTATTCTATCCAGCTTGGGCTTTTGCTATCCCCATTTGGGTACTTAAAATTCCATTGTCTTTCATGGAATCAGGCATATGGGTGATTTTAACATATTATACTATAGGATATGCACCAGATGCCAGCAG TTTTATTAAGCAGTTCCTGACCTTCTCTGCAATACATCAAATGGCTCTTTCCCTTTTCCGATTGCTTGCTGCTGTTGCAAGAACAGAGGTTCTTGCAAACACCTTGGGTGCCTTCACCTTGTTGCTGATTTTAGTTCTTGGAGGATTCATAGTGGCCAAGA atgatacgGAACCATGGATGTCGTGGGGATTCTATGCTTCTCCTATGATGTATGCACAGAATGCCTTAGTTGTAAATGAGTTTCTAGCTGATAGATGGAGTGCT CCCAACATAGACCCACGAATTAATGCTTCAACAGTTGGGGAGGCCCTTCTCAAATCAAGGAGTTTTTTCACTAAGGATTACTGGTTCTATATTTCTATTGGAGTACTGATTGGCTTCTCATTTCTCTTCAACATATTATTTATTCTAGCACTGACTTTCTTAAATC CCTTTGGTGAttctaaaactgctttcagagaTGAAAGTGATGCCACCAGTTTAAACAGTGAACTTAGCCAAAGTGAACTCTATAAAG GTGCCCATATGACAGTGAAAAATACTTCAGGGAAAAATGGGTCAGCTGTTGGCTCAGGTGAGCACATGGAAAGAAGAGGAATGGTTTTGCCATTTACACCCCTTTCTCTTGCTTTCAACCATGTCAATTACAGCATTGATATGCCTGCT GAAATGAGGACAAAAGGGGATGAAGGTGGTCGTCTTGAATTGCTCAAGGATGTAAGTGGTGCATTTAGGCCTGGAATATTAACTGCACTTGTAGGAGTCAGTGGCGCTGGAAAAACAACCTTGATGGATGTTTTAGCTGGACGAAAGACTGGCGGATCTATCCAAGGAAACATTTTTGTGTCTGGTCACCCGAAGAACCAGGCAACATTTGCTCGTGTTAGCGGTTATTGTGAacaaaatgatattcattctccAAACGTCACTGTTTATGAATCTCTTCTCTATTCTTCTTGGCTCCGTTTATCTTCAGATGTAGATTCAAGGACACGAAAG ATGTTTGTAGCAGAATTGATGGAACTGATGGAGCTTAATCCGATAAGGGATGCTTTAGTGGGTATTCCTGGAGTGGATGGTCTCTCAATAGAAGAAAGAAAAAGGCTGACGATAGCTGTTGAGTTGGTTGCAAATCCATCCATCATCTTCTTGGATGAACCCACTACTGGTCTTGATGCTAGAGCTGCTGCTATTGTCATGCGTACTGTAAGAAACACTGTTGACACGGGAAGAACTGTTGTATGCACAATTCACCAACCAAGCATACACATTTTTGAATCATTTgatgag TTGATCTTGATGAAAATGGGAGGACAAATTATTTATGCTGGACCTTTAGGGAAACAATCTCACAAACTTTTGGACTACTTTGAA GCTATTACAGGAGTGCCAAAGATTAGGAATGGTTATAATCCTGCCACATGGGTGTTGGAGGTGACATCATCTGCGGCTGAGAGTCAACTTAACATTGACTTTGCTGAGATATATTTCAATTCTTCTCTTTATCA GGAAAATCAACAAGTAATTAGAGAAGTTAGTACTCCTTCAAATGGTTCCAAAGACCTCTTCTTTCACACGGAATATGCCCAACCGTTTCTTGTACAGTGCAAGGCTTGCTTATGGAAACAACATTGGTCTTATTGGAGAAACCCACAATATAATGTCACTCGATTTGTCACCACCATTGTAATAGCTGCCATATTCGGTGCTGTTTTCTTCAACAAGGGTCAAAAGAT ACAAAAACAACAAGATCTGCTGAACATGATGGGAGCTTTGTTTGCTGCTGTGGTCTTCCATGGAGCAATCAATCAAAATGCCGTGCAGCCTATTGTTGCTGTTGAAAGAACAGTTTTCTACCGTGAAAGAGCTGCTGGGATGTATTCATCATTACCATATGCTCTTGCCCAG GTAACAATAGAGTCGCTCTATATCGTGATTCAAACTAGCATCTACACCATCCTTTTGTACCCATTGATCGGATTTGAGTGGACAGCTGCAAAATTTTTATGGTTCTACTTCTATATGTTGATGAGTGTCATCTACTTCACCATGTTTGGCATGATGACCATGTCATTGACACCAAGTCCCCAAATTTCTGCTGTCTTAATCTACTTCTTCCTTTGCCTTTGGAACTTGTTCTCGGGTTTTATCATTCCTAGACCG CAAATACCAATATGGAGTAGATGGTGTTACTGGGTTACTCCTCTGAGTTGGACAGTGTATGGTCTCTTAACCAGCCAAGTTGGTCAGCAAGATCTCTCTTTTGAGGTTCCTGGTGCTGGCAATATGACAGTTAAAGAGTTCATCAAAGAGGAGTTTGGGTTTGAGTACGACTTCCTTCCGGTGGTGGCCGCAGCACATATTGGTTGGATCCTTGTGTTTTTCATCGTCTTTgtgtgtgccatcaagtaccttAATTTTCAGCAGCGATGA